GAGGTCGCCTTCCCCGGCGGCATCGCCCGGCAGTACATCGTCGGGGCCTGCCCGGTCGACAAGCCGACCAAGACCGAGATCCTCAGCGACTGTGTGAGCAACCCGTACTACCAGCCCTGGCACTGACGTCCCCGGGGAGCGGGCCGCCCGGGTCCGCTCCTTGAGTCTCCACCCGCTGGAAGGCCCAGACTCGCAGACATGACCGAAGACGGCACCGGACTTCTCACCATCGGCGCGCTGGCCCGGGCCACCGGACTGACCGTGCGCACCATCCGCTACTGGTCCGACGAGGGCGTCCTCACCCCGGTCGCCCGCTCGTCCGGCGGCTACCGGCTGTACGACAGCGCCGCCGTCGCCCGCCTGGAGCTGATCCGCACCCTGCGCGAGCTGGGGCTCGGCCTGGACGACGTGCGGAAGGTGCTGGCCGGGGAGCGGACCGTCGCCGAGGTCGCGACCACCCATGTCGCGGCCCTGGACGCGCAGATCAGGGCGCTGAAGGTGACCCGCGCGGTGCTGTCGACGGTCGCCCGACGTGGTTCCAGCGCAGAGGAGACGGCACTCATGAACAAACTCGCACGGCTGTCCGCCGCGGAGCGGCAGCGGATCGTGGACGACTTCGTGGAGGAAATCTTCCACGGGCTGGACACGGCCGACCCCTGGATCCGGGAGCGCACCCACAGCATCGGGGTGCAGTTGCCGGACGACCCGACGCCGGCGCAGGTCGACGCCTGGGTGGAGCTGGCGGAACTGCTGCAGAACCCGGACTTCCGGGCCGCGATGCGCCGGATGATCGAGTTCAACGCCGCCGACCGCACCCCGGACACCCCGGCCGGCGCCTCGGCGATGTTCTTCAAGCGGCTGGTGGAGCTGGCCGGCACCGCCCGGGAACGCGGAGTGACCCCGCAGTCACCCGAGGCCGACGCCGTGCTGACCGAACTGCTCGGCGCGGACACCGACCGAGCTGCCGTGCTCCGCCGGATCGACCTCGGCAACGAGGTCGTCCGCTACCGGGAGTTGGCGTCCGTGATCAAGGGCGAGCCGGAGCCGCCGAGGTTCCAGGAGGAGTTCGCCTGGGTGGTCGCCGCACTGAAGGCCTGGCCGGGCCGTTAATCTGACCTGCGTCAGTACGCCAGCACGGCAGCAGAAACACGAGCAAAAGGGGCGGATCGGTGGCGGACATCGAGGAAGCACGCAGGCAGTTCGACCGGATCGACGCGAACGGTGACGGGTTCGTCACCGCCGCGGAGTTCAAGTCCGCTCTGGCACAGGCAGGGGACTGGAACGTCACCGAGGCGGTGGCGGAGTCCATCATCAGGAGCCGCGACCTCAACGGCGACAAGGTCCTGTCGTTCGACGAGTTCTGGGCCTACCTGAACAAGTGACTGCTCCCCTCCCCGCAGGGAGGGCCCTCGGCACCAGCCGGGGTCAGACCAGCCCGGACGAGCATCACGCGTGCGGAGTTCTTGTCCCTGGGGACACGGCTCCGCACGCGGTGCGGGTGCAGGTGCGTTCCGACGACAGAAGCGCGTGCTTGGTTCTCGCACCGCACCGTCCGCAGTCCATGGTGGTGTGCGCGGGATGCACCAGACGTACATCCCGCCCGTGTTTGCGACCCATCTCCAGCAGGGCCTTCTTCGTCGCGCCGATCGCGGCGTCCGCCGCCTTGCGCGCCACTTGGTGAAGGCGAACTCCGAGGTGCAGCCGGTGCGGTCGGCGACCTGACGCGGCGAGAGGCGACCTGGCGCGACAGCCGCCCCGCCGTCGTCATCCGCCACCACGTCAGACACGTCGGACACGTCAGCGGCGGCTCACCCGCCGGCGCCGTGGACCGGCGCGCGAGCGCCGCCCGGGACAACCCGCCGGCGGCGCCCGGCTCCGCCACCGTCCCGGCCCGCCCAGTCTCCCGTGGATCGCGCGCAACGCCGCCGCGAGCGCCGGGTCGGCCCTGCCGCGCGCTCGCTCTTCCACCAGGCCCGCAGGATGTGATGTACAACAGTGTGTCCGGCAGCGAGGTGACGACCGTGTCGGTGCCCGGCCGCAGCTCCTCCGGCTCCGTCCCGAGCAGTTTCAGCAGATGCACGACCTCCGGCAGCTCGGCCGGCAGCCGGTCTGCCCGGTCCCGGTCCAGCCGGTAGGTCCCGCACAGGGTGACGGTGTCTGGGCAGCCCTCCCGCGGCGGCTCCTCGGGCGCCGCCCCGCCACGGCACCCTCGTCAGCTGCGGTCGGCTGGGCGAGCGGCCCATCCCGCTGCCCCGGCAGTGGCCGCTCACCGTCCACGGCCACGCCAACTCTCTCGTCATCGGCGATCCGGCGGGCCGCCACCGTGCCGCCCACTATCTCGCCGCCGGTCTCGCCGACCGCCCTCGCCTGATCGTCGTAACGCAGGAATAGTCTCCGGCCGGCCGGGGTTGACGCCCGACAAGAGAAGCATGCACGTGCATGCAAGCGGCATTCATCCGGAAGGCCTGTCATGAAGATCGGCATCATCGGCGCGGGCAACATCGGCGGCAACCTGACCCGGCGGCTCACCGCCCTCGGACATGACGTCTCCGTGGCCAACTCCCGCGGCCCCGAGACGCTCGAGCAACTCGCCGAGGAGACCGGTGCGACCGCGGTCCGGGTCGAGGACGCGGCCAAGGGCGCCCAGGTCGTCGTCGTCACCGTCCCCGTCAAGGCGGTCCCGCACCTCCCCTCCGGCCTGCTGGACGGCGCCGCCGAGGGCGTGGCGGTGATCGACACCGGCAACTACTACCCGGAGCGCGACGGCCGGATCGCCGGCATCGAGGACGAGGGCATCACCGAGAGCCGCTGGACCGAACGGCACCTCGGCCACCCGGTGATCAAGGCGTTCAACGGCACCTACGCCCAGGACATCCTGGACCGCCCCCGCCCCGCGGGTGACCCCGAGCGCCTCGCCGTCCCGGTCGCCGGTGACGACGAGCAGGCCAAGCGGACCGTCCGCGCCCTGATCGACGAACTCGGCTTCGACACGGTCGACGCGGGCGGCCTCGACGACTCCTGGCACCAGCAGCCCGGCACCCCGGTCTACGGCCTGCGCGCAGGTGTGGAGGGAGTGAAGAAGGCTCTCGCAGAGGCCTCCCCGGAACGCCCGGAGGGCTTCCGGGGCTGACTTCGGCCGGCCTCGGCTGACTTCGGCCGCCTTCAACGCCTATGCGCCGTCGGCCCAGTTCTTCAGCGCCGCCTCGCTCGCGAAGTTGGCCACGTCCTTGTCGTGGGGCTCGCTGGTGTACTGGTGGAAGAGCCACTTCGCCTTGATGCGGGGCCTGCCCGCCGTGACGTAGTCGGCGATCCAGAGGCCGTCGCCCGCGTAGGACGTCGTGTCGACCGTCAACCAGAAGTCCCTGTTCGTGTAGAGCACGACCCGGTGGTGCGGCCGTAGCTGCTTCACTTTCCGGAGGAAGGCGTCCTTCTCCGAGTTGCTCGCGCGGGTGCCGTCGCCGGTGGTCTCCCAGTCGACGGCGAGGATGTCGCCCGCCCTCGACGGGGCCTGGGTCACGAAGTACTCCGCCTGGGCGGTGAGGTCGCCGGGCCACAGGAAGTGATAGAAGCCCACGACCAGACCGGCGTCCCGGGCGGTCTTCGCCTGGGCGCCGGCATGGGAGTTGACGTACGAATGGCCCTCCGTCGCCTTGATGAAGGCGAAGGAGAGGCCGCTCGTGTCGTAGGAGGACGACTGGTACGCGCTGACGTCGATGCCGCGGAGCATGTGGGGGACTCCTCGAAGAGCGGGTGGGGGAAAGGAGGTGCTGGTTAGGTGATGCCCCACCATGGCACTCCCGATCCGCCCCGCGCCGGGGAACGTCAGCTCCGGGCCGTCGTCGAACTGAGTACCGACGCGGACTTCGCCGACCAGTCGGAGGTGATGATGCTCGCGTGGTCCTTGGCCAGCAGCGCCAGCCGCGCGGCGACCTCGGCGTCCGTCGGGTCGGTGGAGGAGATCGCCGGGGACACGTTGTAGGCGTCGGTCATGATCGAGATGTAGTGGTTCCTGGAGTAGAACGAGGTGTCGTAGCCCTTGTTCACATAGGTGGCCGCGTCACCGTCGAAGAACACGAACCAGGGCCGGATCGAGGTGTCGGAGGTCCAGCGGGTCGCCCGCGGGTCGCCGCCCGCCGCGCCCAGCACCGCGGGGAAGGCCACGGCCTGGGAGATGCTCCCGGCCGCGTACAGGTCGCGCAGATGGTCGCCGTACTCCTGGTCCGTCCAGTAGTGGTCGAACGGATTGGCCATCTCGACCGTGCCGGGGATCATCTCGAAGATGAACTTGCCCTTGAGGGAGTCGCGGCCCGGCCAGGCGTTCGCCTTCGCCGCCGCGTCGAGCGTGCTGTAGGCGCCGCCCAGCAGATCGGCCGGCTTGTAGACGCTGCCGCCGAGCTTCTGGGACACGAGCGTGTCGAACCGGCCCGGTCCCATGCCCCCGTTGTTGTTGAAGCCGACCTTCATCTCGACCTTGATGACGATCGGCGGGTGGTCGGGGTGCAGCTGGTTCCAGGCTGCCATGTTGTCCAGGCAGCTGCCGAGGTCCTGGTTGCGGTCCGTGCTGTACAGCTCGCCCGGGGTCTTCGCGGCCTCGCAGTTGTTGTCGTTGCCGAGCGGATTGCTGTGGCTGACCCGCCAGCGGTGACTGAGGCTGTCCACGTACACGTCCAGCTCCAGCAGTGAGGTGCCGGAGTCCAGCGCCTGTGCGAAGTACGGGTACTTGGCCTTCTCGTACGCGTTGTGCGTGCCGATCGCCGTCGTCTCGGAGAACCTGGGCGCCGCCGCGTGCGCGTTGCCCGGCCCCACCATCAGCACGGCGGCCGCTCCCAGGAGTGCCGCCGCCCGTCTCACCGCGCCCATCGCTCAACTTCCCTTCGTTTACGACAAGTTGGGGGCAGCGTAGGAGCAAGCGGTTACTGCGCGGTAGCTCCTGGAGGAACATCAGCCGCTCCCGGCCGTCGCACGGCAGGGCGCGGCCCGTCACGGCTGGCGGCTAGATTGCTAGCATGCTAGCCTCGAAGGCGTGGGTGATGAGGAAGTCAAGCAGTTCAACGTGTACCTGCCGATCGGACTGATCAAGCAGGTCAAGTACCGCGCCATCGAGTCGGGCTCGTCGTTGTCGGCACTGGTCGCAGACGCGCTGCGCGCCTACCTCGACGACGCCCAGGAGCGGGAACAGCAGTCGACCGAGAAGGAGACCTGACATGGCGACCGAAGGCATCGAGGCCGTGTTCCTGGAGACGCACAACTGGGGCAAGGCGGCGAAGTTCTTCCAGGCGCTGGGCTACGACCTGGAGTTCGCGACCGACCACAACTCCGGCCAGTTCCGCAACGGCGACGGACCGTATGTGTTCATCGCCGAGATCCCCGAGGACCGCGAGCCGCAGACGCAGATCGTGCTGAAGGTGCCGGACGCGGACGCGTTCCGCGCCGATCCCGCCGTCGAGGTGGTCGCGCCGTTCGAGGACACCCACTTCGGCACCCGGCTGATGACCGTCCGCGACCCCGACGGACGCCTGTGGAGCCTCCAGGCTCCGCAGAAGGAACAGCCGTGACGGCCGACGGCGCACCGGCGGACGCAGGGTCCGCGGCGCCGGACAACACCGCCGTGCGATGCGCCCTGTGGCGCGCGATGCATGTCCGGGCCGACCCGCCCCCGCATGTGCTGGAGGACGAGATCGGCCTGCGCATCGCGGATCCCGGCCCCGACTGGCGTGCGCGGCCCGACATGGACCCGCAGGCCACCCGCGGGTTCCGGGCGTCGGTCGTGGCCCGCGCCCGGTTCATCGAGGACCTGGTCACCGAGCAGGCCGGCCGGGGCGTCGGCCAGTACGTCCTGCTGGGCGCCGGTCTCGACACCTTCGCCCAGCGCGCCCCGCAGACCGCGTCCCGCCTGCACGTCTTCGAGGTCGACCAGCCCGGCCCGCAGGAATGGAAGCGCCGGCGTCTCATCGAGCTCGGTTACGGCGTCCCCGACCGGCTGCACCTGGTGCCGGTCGACTTCGAGGCGAGCGGCGGCATCTGGCGGGATCAGCTCACCGCGGCCGGATTCGACCCCGGCCGGCCGGCGGTCGTCGCCTCCAGCGGCGTCACGATGTACCTCAGCAAGGAGGCCACGGCCGCGACCCTGCGCCAGATCGCCCGGCTGGCCCCCGGCTCGACCCTCGCCATGACCTTCCTGCTGCCGGAAGACCTGGTGGCCGAGTCCGACCGCCCCGGTCTCGACGCGAGCAAGGCGGGCGCCCGAGCCGCCGGCACACCGTTCCTCAGCTTCTACACCCCGGAGGAGATGCTCAGCCTCGCCCACGAGTCCGGCTTCACAGCCGCCCACCACGTCCCGGGTACCTCACTCACCGACCGCTATTTCGCCGACCGTACGGATGGTCTGCGGCCGTCGAGCGGGGAGGACCTGCTGGTGGCCCGGACCTGACGCGTGCCCCGGCCCCCCGGCCTCGGCACTCGAGGATGGGGGGCCGGCCACCAGGCATCCGACGGTGGCGCGGCCATGTGCGCAGCGGTGGACGACGCAGCGGCGGTGCCAGTTGGCAGCTTGCCGAGTGGCACCGCCGGCCGGCCGAGCAGGCTGCGTGTGCCCCGGCCTTCGAGGCGGTCACCGTGCCCGAACGCCGAGGCTTCCTGCCGTACCAGGAGACGAGTCACTCGCCGGTGAGGATGCGGGAGCGGCGTGGTGCGGAGCCAGCGCGACTCCGCCGTACAGCGTGGCCGCGTTGTCGAACTGGAGGACCGCGTGCGCGGCGACCGTGTGCACGTCGCGCCAGCAGCGCTGCACGGTGCCGGCCCCGTCACGGGCGTGTGCGCCGCCGGTGCGGAAGAGCCGCTCCACGGCGGTGACCAGGAGGTCTATGGCGACCGAGGCATCGCGGTGGTTGCGGGCGATGCCGAGCGGGGTCACGGGTTCCTGGTCGGCCCGCCGGGCCGCCTCGGCCATCAGCAGCCGCGCGGCGTCGATCTCCGCGGACGACCGGGCGAGCGTGTGGTGGAGCGTGCCGCTGACCGAGGCGCCGGCCGCGGCCTTCGGGGCGGCCCACCGGGTCCAGGCGCGCAAGGCCGCGCGGGCCGCGCCGAGGGCGGGGGCGCAGAAGATCAGACCTCCGACCAGCTGGGCGGGCACGCTGTGGCAGCGCGGTCGGCTGACATCGGACCGGCCGGCGAGGATGTCGCCGAGGGCGAAGGAGCGGTGGTCGGGGACAGAGGTCGGCCCCAGCACAACGGTGTTGCTTCCCGTGCCGCGCAGGCCGGTACTGTGCCAGGAGTCGATCACCTCGACGCGGGCACGCGGTACGGCGAAGACCCTTGCCGCGCCTTCCTGCCCCGGCTCGTGCGGCAGCCGTGCGGCGAGCAGCACCCAGTGCGCACTGCCCACTCCGCTGACGCACTCCCACTCGCCGCTCAGCGACCACCAGCCGCTTGCGCTGCGCACCGCCCGGGCAGCGTGAGGTGTGAGCCCAGCGGCGATCCGTACGTCGGGTGAGGACTGCCAGAGGTCGAACTGGCCTTGCTCCGGAAGGAATGCGGCGAACCTGCTGTGTGCCGCCCACAGTCCGGCGCACCAGGCGGCAGAAGTGCAGTACTCACCCAACTTCGCTGTGGTGTCGATCAGTTGACGGAAGGTGCCTTCCCGGCCGCCCCAGAGGCGGGGCACGAAGTACGCGGGGAAGCCGGCCCTGGTGATGGCACTCACCGTGCCGGCGTCCAGCCGCCGCTCCCGGTCGGCGGATTCGGCGCCACGGGCCGCCAGGGCGGCCGATCGCCGTGTCAGCAGCTCCGGCAGGCCCTGTCGGACGGACCGGGCTTCGGCTTCGAGCGGATTCACCGTCTCGACTGGCTCGATGGTCCGGAGTGTCACGCCCGGGCCCCCTGCGCGCCGGCGAATGCGACCCGCTCGGAGCTGGAGTCCCGGGGTCGTGACCACAGGGTGCTGGAGGTCACGAACGGGCGGTCGTTCTGGTACGCGCTGATGCGCAGCCGGCGCAGTGAGGCGTCACCCGTGGGCTCGTCCGCCTCCTCGACCACCAGCCGGGCCGGTTCGTCGAGTTCGCCGAACGCCACGCACTCGACCTGCGCGGAAACCAGGGTCAGCGGGGTACCCGGGTTGTCGGTGTTGACCAGCAGGTAGCCGAGCTGGCGGACCCCCTCCATCGCCACCATCAGCGGGACGTGGTCGCTCGGGTGGTCGAAGTAGATGGCGTGATCGGTGTCGACCCGCAGCCACCACTCGCCGTTCAGCGCGCCGTGTTCCAGCACGCAGTCCTTGGTGCGGAGCCGGCCGACCCTGGCGGGGGGAACCGGTATGCGTCCCGCGGCGGCGTCCCTGCCCGCGTGTTCCTGACGAGTGGCCGCGTCGCGGCCGCGCAGGAGCGAATACCTGC
The genomic region above belongs to Streptomyces sp. CG1 and contains:
- a CDS encoding GH25 family lysozyme; its protein translation is MLRGIDVSAYQSSSYDTSGLSFAFIKATEGHSYVNSHAGAQAKTARDAGLVVGFYHFLWPGDLTAQAEYFVTQAPSRAGDILAVDWETTGDGTRASNSEKDAFLRKVKQLRPHHRVVLYTNRDFWLTVDTTSYAGDGLWIADYVTAGRPRIKAKWLFHQYTSEPHDKDVANFASEAALKNWADGA
- a CDS encoding acyl-CoA dehydrogenase family protein, producing MTLRTIEPVETVNPLEAEARSVRQGLPELLTRRSAALAARGAESADRERRLDAGTVSAITRAGFPAYFVPRLWGGREGTFRQLIDTTAKLGEYCTSAAWCAGLWAAHSRFAAFLPEQGQFDLWQSSPDVRIAAGLTPHAARAVRSASGWWSLSGEWECVSGVGSAHWVLLAARLPHEPGQEGAARVFAVPRARVEVIDSWHSTGLRGTGSNTVVLGPTSVPDHRSFALGDILAGRSDVSRPRCHSVPAQLVGGLIFCAPALGAARAALRAWTRWAAPKAAAGASVSGTLHHTLARSSAEIDAARLLMAEAARRADQEPVTPLGIARNHRDASVAIDLLVTAVERLFRTGGAHARDGAGTVQRCWRDVHTVAAHAVLQFDNAATLYGGVALAPHHAAPASSPASDSSPGTAGSLGVRAR
- a CDS encoding EF-hand domain-containing protein, which produces MADIEEARRQFDRIDANGDGFVTAAEFKSALAQAGDWNVTEAVAESIIRSRDLNGDKVLSFDEFWAYLNK
- a CDS encoding VOC family protein, with the protein product MATEGIEAVFLETHNWGKAAKFFQALGYDLEFATDHNSGQFRNGDGPYVFIAEIPEDREPQTQIVLKVPDADAFRADPAVEVVAPFEDTHFGTRLMTVRDPDGRLWSLQAPQKEQP
- a CDS encoding phosphatidylinositol-specific phospholipase C domain-containing protein; the protein is MGAVRRAAALLGAAAVLMVGPGNAHAAAPRFSETTAIGTHNAYEKAKYPYFAQALDSGTSLLELDVYVDSLSHRWRVSHSNPLGNDNNCEAAKTPGELYSTDRNQDLGSCLDNMAAWNQLHPDHPPIVIKVEMKVGFNNNGGMGPGRFDTLVSQKLGGSVYKPADLLGGAYSTLDAAAKANAWPGRDSLKGKFIFEMIPGTVEMANPFDHYWTDQEYGDHLRDLYAAGSISQAVAFPAVLGAAGGDPRATRWTSDTSIRPWFVFFDGDAATYVNKGYDTSFYSRNHYISIMTDAYNVSPAISSTDPTDAEVAARLALLAKDHASIITSDWSAKSASVLSSTTARS
- a CDS encoding ScbA/BarX family gamma-butyrolactone biosynthesis protein, which produces MSESTRNRSTEPVGGLEFLQPVPRHLVHRAAVAEVLLTDSVQIGERHFLVAAQWPRDHALHNPDAAGRTDPLLFAETIRQMFVYLPHTYFGVPLTHRFIGDRLSFDFEDAAPLKVGAAPLDVVLDAEWTWEGNRPPNRYGMRLDVVLTIGGKVCGHGRISGIAVDDRRYSLLRGRDAATRQEHAGRDAAAGRIPVPPARVGRLRTKDCVLEHGALNGEWWLRVDTDHAIYFDHPSDHVPLMVAMEGVRQLGYLLVNTDNPGTPLTLVSAQVECVAFGELDEPARLVVEEADEPTGDASLRRLRISAYQNDRPFVTSSTLWSRPRDSSSERVAFAGAQGARA
- a CDS encoding MerR family transcriptional regulator, whose product is MTEDGTGLLTIGALARATGLTVRTIRYWSDEGVLTPVARSSGGYRLYDSAAVARLELIRTLRELGLGLDDVRKVLAGERTVAEVATTHVAALDAQIRALKVTRAVLSTVARRGSSAEETALMNKLARLSAAERQRIVDDFVEEIFHGLDTADPWIRERTHSIGVQLPDDPTPAQVDAWVELAELLQNPDFRAAMRRMIEFNAADRTPDTPAGASAMFFKRLVELAGTARERGVTPQSPEADAVLTELLGADTDRAAVLRRIDLGNEVVRYRELASVIKGEPEPPRFQEEFAWVVAALKAWPGR
- a CDS encoding class I SAM-dependent methyltransferase; this translates as MTADGAPADAGSAAPDNTAVRCALWRAMHVRADPPPHVLEDEIGLRIADPGPDWRARPDMDPQATRGFRASVVARARFIEDLVTEQAGRGVGQYVLLGAGLDTFAQRAPQTASRLHVFEVDQPGPQEWKRRRLIELGYGVPDRLHLVPVDFEASGGIWRDQLTAAGFDPGRPAVVASSGVTMYLSKEATAATLRQIARLAPGSTLAMTFLLPEDLVAESDRPGLDASKAGARAAGTPFLSFYTPEEMLSLAHESGFTAAHHVPGTSLTDRYFADRTDGLRPSSGEDLLVART